Part of the Kamptonema formosum PCC 6407 genome, ATAAGATGTCCGACGACGATATGCGGAAGGGAGAAGTGCAACTGCGGCGGACTGAGGCGATGATTAACTCCATGACCACTGAAGAGAGACGCAACCCCGAACTGCTTTCGAGTTCTCCTTCCCGTCGCCGCAGAATTGCCAAGGGTTCTGGCTTCGTTGAGGCGGATGTAGCAAAACTGGTGAGTGATTTCCAGAAAATGCGAAATATGATGCAGCAATTAGGTCAGGGGGGCGGATTTCCGGGCATGGGCGGTATGCCAGGAATGCCGGGAATGGCGGGTATGCCAGGAATGGGTAGCCGTCCCGGTCAACCCGGCTGGCGCGGCGGTGCTCCCGCTAAGAAGAAGAAAAAAGAGAAGAAGAAAAAGGGTTTTGGGCAGCTTTAGGGGAGATGGGGGGAGGGGCAGGGGGGCGAGAGGGGCGAGAGGAGCAGAGGAGCAGAGGGGCNNNNNNNNNNNNNNNNNNNNNNNNNNNNNNNNNNNNNNNNNNNNNNNNNNNNNNNNNNNNNNNNNNNNNNNNNNNNNNNNNNNNNNNNNNNNNNNNNNNNACGATAATCGATTGGCTTGGGTTTGACTAGGAGTCTCCAAAGAACTGCTAATAAGTGTGGGGGAGTATGAATTATATCATTGTGAATAAAGAGATCGTTTATCACCAATTCACCACGCGGATTAAAAACGCATTGAATTCTACCAACTTCGCTGTTACGGTACAGGAGCTTGGCAATAAAATATTGGTCTTCCTCTCCAGCTACTTTCAGGTGATACTCTCGTCCCTCGCGATCGAGAATAATAGACTCGTTGCTTTCTAGTAAACTTTCCAACATAATTTATTTTGAGTGAACTTAACAACAAAGATGGAGAGAATTAGGGCAGTCTAAATAGTTTACGCTCTCTTACCATCGACTCCGCTTTGGATTTCATTTCAATCAGCCCTATTTAACTAAGGTGGGCAAAATGCCCACCCTAATTTTCACTTCCCTACCGTGAAATACTCATTTTTAGCATACACACTAATAATGCAATCTCCCACTTCAAAAAACATCCCCTCTTGCTCATCTTTAGAGAATTGCAAATTCCCATACTTAGCACCAATTTCATTAGCAGTAGCAGCCTTAGCCTCCATTTCATCGGGTATCAATCCAGTCGAACCTATATAAAAACTAACGGCGAAACCTTCTCGCTATACACCTTTTCAGCATAAGCTTCCAATCGCTCATTTGCACTAGCTAAAGCTACAACAAACTCCTCTCGCTTTACCTCCTCTCCCTTCCATTTCGCTTGCAAAAGTCGCAGCAAACTATCTGCACCCACCTTAGACAAAATATCTGTAACAATTCCGTTATTTTCCAACCCTAAAAAGTCATCAAAAATCAGCTTCATCAAGTCATCAACCTTAGTAACTTTAGTACGTGATGAAAGAGTCTTATGTCCAAAAATTACCGACTGCTCTAAGATAGCATCAAAGGTTGGTTTATCCAACTTTTCCCCAGTATCTTGATGATAAACCTCATAGAGGCGATCCAGGAACTTGTTAGCCGAGTGGAATTTGCCAAAATTGAGGATATCTTTGCTACCAATGTCGATTTTGAAACTAACTCGCGAATCTACTGAACCATTGGCGATCGCATCCTTTAAATCGGTGTATTCCGTCGTAGTGGGAAAATTGATGTAGAGGCNNNNNNNNNNNNNNNNNNNNNNNNNNNNNNNNNNNNNNNNNNNNNNNNNNNNNNNNNNNNNNNNNNNNNNNNNNNNNNNNNNNNNNNNNNNNNNNNNNNNAGAGGGCAGAGGAGCAGAGGAGCAGAGGGCAGGGGGGCAGAGGGGAAATCTTTATCTTTCCTGTTTCATCTCCCCATCTCCCCCATCTCCCCCATCTCCCCCATCTCCCCATCCTCCCCATCTTCCCCATCCTCCCCGCTCCCCCGCTCCCCATCTCCCCTATTCCTTCTTCCTGAAATAGCTTACAATCGATCAAGGATTATTTTGCACGAACATGATCAAACTGAGATTAAAACGATACGGTAAAAAACGGGAGGCAAGCTACCGGATTGTAGCGATGAATAGTACCTCCCGTCGGGACGGCCGCCCTCTTGAAGAACTAGGTTTCTATAACCCCAGAACAGACGAAACAAGGCTGAATATCCCAGGAATTGTCAAGCGTCTCCAAGAAGGTGCTCAGCCGACTGACACTGTGCGCGACCTACTGAGAAAAGCTAATGTTTTTGAACAAGTCGGAGCAGGAGCTAACCTTGAGTCCAGTAATCCAGCGATCGCCAGCTAGTCCTGATTATGTGGGGCTGGTGCGCTTTTTAATCGAGCCTTTTTTAGAATCACCTGGGTCTTTGCGAGTTGATTGCGAACTACACCCACGCCAATCGCGGACGTGGATTCGGCTGGCTTTTGACGAGCCAGATAAGGGGCGCGTGTACGGCAGGGGTGGACGCAACATTCAGGCAATTCGGACTGTACTGGAAGCGGTGGCAAAAACAGCAAGCGAATTCGTGTATTTAGATATATACGACGCTCAAGAGGGCGATCCTCGCTACTCCAATCCTAAGAGCGATTCGCGCTATGGAAGTGCTAGGGGCGATCGCGACAGTCGCGACAGCAGACCCCGAAGTAGAGATATCGGCGGCAGACCATCGAGAGAACCGTCCCGCCGTTCAAGTCTGCCCCCAATTAAACCTAACAGAAGCAATCCAGACTTCGGTTAGCAATTTTAGGGCGATCGGCAGTCTCTACATCATTTATATGTCTGTTGAGGAAGGCCGCGTTGCCCCCTTGGATGCTAGGGCTTACGCTAAAGCCCCTAGCTTTTTTATTTAAGAGGGGCTAGGGGCTAGGGGCTAGGGGCTAGGGAAGAGGGAAGAGGGAAGAGAGAAGAGGAAGAAGGGTTTAGAATCAGGGTTTTAGGAATTCAGAATGTCCTAACCGCCTTGGCAATTGATAGTTTTAATTGGAGGGAGCTTATGTTAGCATGACAGAAATATTAACCATTGAATTACCGAGTGTTGAGAGCGCGATCGCGATCGCGGGTTATCAAGAAGAAAATCTCAAAGTCTTGACCAAACAAACCGGGGCTAATGTAGTCTTGCGAGGGCAAGAGCTAGTGCTTTCTGGGACAGAAAATCAAGTAAAATTGTGCGAGAAATTAGTGCGATCGCTTACCCAATATTGGAAAACTGGTAAAAGCATTTCTGGAGTAGATATCCTCACCGCACGCCACGCCTTAGACACCAACCGCCAAGAGGATTTACAAGACTTGCAGCGCGACGTATTCGCCAAAACCCGACGAGGCGAAGAAATTAGAGCCAAAACCTTTCGACAGCGGCAATACGTCCAAGCTTTACGCACCCACGACCTCACATTTTGCATCGGCCCGGCGGGTACTGGCAAGACCTATTTAGCAGCAATTCTGGCAGTGCAAGCACTCCTTTCTAAGCAGTACGAACGGCTGATTTTAACACGCCCAGCAGTGGAAGCCGGCGAAAAATTAGGATTTTTGCCTGGTGATTTGCAGCAGAAAGTTAATCCTTATTTGCGACCGCTGTATGACGCTTTATACGAAATGATTGAACCAGAAAAAATGTCTGATTTAATGGAAAAGGGAACTATAGAAGTAGCTCCTTTAGCGTATATGCGCGGTCGCACTCTTAGCAATGCGTTTGTGATTTTAGATGAAGCCCAAAATACTACTCCCGCGCAGATGAAAATGGTATTAACTCGTTTGGGTTTTCGTTCCCGAATGGTAGTTACTGGCGATCTAACTCAGACTGATTTGCCCTATAATCAACAGTCGGGATTATCAGTTGCCCATCATATTCTGCGTCACGTTGAAGGTATTGCTTTCTGCGAATTTTCTCAGGCGGATGTTGTGCGACATCCTTTAGTGCAGCGGATTGTTGCTGCTTACGAACAGCACGAAAAATAATCTTTGTAGTAGCGCTATGTTATAAGGATGACAAACTCAGGTGCAGAGCATTATTTTGAGAAAGATGTATTTCCGTTGTTTTACACTAATTTTTAGTGCAGGAGGTAAAAAAATGATTGGTGACTATAAATTGTCAAGCGTAAAAAATGGCATTGGTTATTTCGCTCGTGTTGTAGTAGAAGCTATGCTTTTTTCTGAAAAAGAATTGGTAATAGATGCCATAGGTCATCAGATCAATAGGAATGAATGTGAGGTTAATGCAGAAACACATAAAGACTGGATTAATGCAGCAATTGAAGGTGCAAACTACACTTTAAAACATATCAAGCAATTAGATGAAATAAACAAATCCGACGTTAAAATTATTAAAGTTATTGGACTTGAAACTGATACTACAGAAGATGCTGTAAGAACGGCAGCCTCTATTGCTACATGGCGAGCTATAAATCTAAATTGCCCAGAACCTGAGCCTGTATTTGACAAAAATTGGTATGTTGTGTTTCCTGTAAGAAATCAACACCTTTAATTTTTAGTTTTTTTAGTTTAGTTACTTAACAACTCACAAAATCATGCCTAATCTTAAAGAATTTCTGGAAGAATGTGAAAACCTCGGCACACTGCGTTTAATTGTTACAAGTAGTGCGGCTGTACTGGAAGCGCGGGGTAAGATTCAAAAGCTTTTCTACGCAGAGTTACCCAAAGGTAAATATGCAAATATGCACACAGAAGGCTTTGAATTTCACCTGAATATGGACAAAATTACGCGGGTAAAATTTGAAACTGGTGAGGCAAAACGGGGCAATTTTACTACTTATGCAGTGCGCTTTTTAGATGAAAAAGAAGAACCTGCTTTGAGTGCATTTTTGCAGTGGGGAAAACCAGGGGAATATGAACCGGGACAAGTTGAATTTTGGCACGAATTAAAGGAGAAATATGGGGAGGTTTGGGAACCAGTACCAGTACAGGAGATTTAGCTTATTTTGTTGAAAGTAATTGCATTCTTTAGTTTCTTTCTAGTTACATTGCTTTCAAGTGCTGAGGCTCAAGCTGGTATTTTAGCAGATAGATTAGCCAGTTTTCCGCATTGGGAAAGCAAGCCACTTGTTGCCTCAGCTAAGGGGGATTTGATTTATCCAGAATGGATGGCTGGTAACTGGACTGTAGAGAGTACGCTGGTGGATTTAGCAGCACCTTTAGCGCCGGATATCGTAACACCTGGATTTGATAGCAATCGCCAGTATTTGAATCAGCCAGTTAGATTTAAAGTTCGATTTCAGGCTGCAAATGCTCAGTTAAATACGATGAGTTTAGTTGAAAATTTACCTGCATCTAAGTCTAACTTATTAACGAGAGGAGATAAAACCAAAAATGGAATTGTAGCAGATAGAGCTTTTAATGGGTTGAATATTGGTAGAGCTTATTTAGGTGATAATGGGGTGCTTTCCGTGAAAGTAGATCCCCATAATCCTAACCGTCAAATTACCTTGTTGAGAGATGACAAACAATTAATTTCTATTGTCACCAATCGCGGTATTGAAATCCCTAACAAAAACGAGTTTATAGGTACGGAAATTTCTCAGCAGATATTTCAAGGGGAGTCTCAGATTTATTTGAATGAGGTAGAAACAACCACTGCTTATCAGTTTTTAGAGTCGGATAATAAAATTTTAGCAGATCAAGTGACTGCGATCTATTTATCGCCCCAAGACCCAGATTATTTTGCAGCAATTGGTCGCCCCGTAGCTCTTTATCGATATCATTTGGAGTTAGTAAAATAAATAAAACTTACCAATCACTTAGAGTTATTAGAGTTATTATATCTACGGATAGCATTATTCATCAAGTTTATTTGCTCTGCATGAAATGATGGTGGCATTAAGCTATGAATTGTATGATCCAGTCCATCGTGCATTACATCAGTCGGAAGTGAAGAATGATCTAGACCTAGTGTATGACCAATTTCATGGGCGATGGTATTAGCAATTAAGTTAGACATTTGATTAACACTCAGGCTAGCATTGTAAGAAGCATAGAATACTCGATCGATGCGGATAATAGCACGGTTTGTAACTACGCCTGATTGGAAACTAGCAACACCAAGATAGTCAACGGGTTGGTTGTCAGCGAATATATAGACATGAGTAAAGTTTTCACCCCATTCTTTGGGATCGGGGATATCTGATGTTAAAAATACCTTAACGCTTCTAAATGCACTGTAGAGTTTGGAGAAAGCATCTATAATTAGAGAAAACATCGCTTCTCTATTTTCTGATGTGACAGCCATTTCGGACACGTCTACCCAAATGCAACGACGGAAATCGCTATTCTTATCTATTAGAAATTTGCCACAAGCAGGGCAAAAATCCCACTGAGGTTGAATGCGGGAACGACATCCCTGACAGCGAGGTTTAGGGGGTCTAGTCAGGTTTAGCCGTTGCGAAAGAGGGAGTTTGAGCTTACGATTGTGTTTGGTTAAGTCTAGGCGATCGTACAGAGACATTTACAGCGTAAGTGTTTTTAAATTTAGGTATTGAGGGAGTGCTTAAGAATATTTGGTAATAAGTTCCCCTAACCCATTAACCTTAACACCGTCACCAATTGCGGCCATTTTCCACTCATTATTATGTCTGTAGATTTCAGCCATAATCATCCCAGTCATACCTTTGTATTCAGAACCCGATAGGTTATATCTGGCGAGTTCTTTATTATTGGATGTATTAACCAGGCGTACAAACGCATTTTCAACTAACCCAAAGTCTTGTTTGCGAACAATACAATCGTAAATGTTAACTGTAAAAACCAGTTTCACAATCTCTAATGGCATTCGAGATAAATCTACCAAAATTTGCTCGTCATCTCCATCTCCCGCACCCGTGAGATTATCGCCGAGATGCGTAATTGCTCCTGAACGGTGTGATAGATTACCAAAGTAAACAATATTCGCAATATCCTTTACTTTGCCATCTTGGTCTAAACAAATCACGGAAGCATCTAGGTCACAATCATGAGTATTGCTGAAGGCTCCAAATAAACCACTCCCTGAACGTTTGACAACATCCCACCCCAATCCACACATCAGTTTTGTGAGTCCTGGTGCTTCTTTAGAAAGCGAGATTCTCTGTCCTTTTTGTAGTTGAATTGCCATTGATTTTATCTCCTAGCTATAGCGGTCGAGTAGTGCTTGTAAGCCACCTTGATAACCTGCTCCCACTGCGTTAAGTCGCCACTCACCATCTTTACGATAAAGTTCAGCCATAATCAGGGCTGTTTCTATGGAATAATCTTCTACAAGATCGTAGCGAACTGCTTCTTGTTGTGTTTCCATATTGACGAGGCGAACGAAGGCATTTTGTACTTGACCAAAATTTTGACGGCGTTGTTGGGCTTCATGTATAGTTACAGCTATAACTATTTTTTGGATATCCGCAGGCACTTTTTTCAGATTGATTTTGATGACTTCATCATCACCCTCACCTGCACCCGTGAGGTTATCCCCCATGTGCTGAATTGATTTGTCAGGATCGGGACTGGTGAGGTTATTATAAAAAATGAAATGGTTGTCAGAAATTAATTTTTCATTAGCCCCTAAGAGGAATAATGATGAGTCTAGATCGAAGTCGAAACCCGTGTCTGTAGCTTTAATATCCCATCCCAGTCCCACAAATACTGCTGAGAGTCCGGGTGAAATTTTATCGAGCGATACACGCTGTCCTTTTGTCAGTGAAACCGCCATTATTCAGTCCTCCTCTGTTTGGGATTAAGCGATCTATAGGTAAAGTTGAAATGCTTGTTTAACGATCTGCTGAAAGCAGCTTAAAACCTTAAAATTAATATTTTAAGCTTATAAGCAAAGTGTAAAAACGTCAATAGTTTTGACAAATCTTTATTATTTTTTTATGCGCTCGGACAGAGAGCGATCGCTCTTTAGTAATTAACCAATTAAGAACCTGAATCAATAAACTATTAATATTGCGAACCCCAGAATTTCTATATTTATGATATGATACTGTGTCCACAACTTGAAAGGGTGAGAAGTAATGAGTCGGAGTGAAGCTGAAGTCCGTAGCCAAAAAATTGATGAGTTGCGATCGCAAGGGATAGAGCCTTATCCCAGTCAGTCTTACGCGCGATCGCACACAGCTAAAGACGTACATGAATTATTTAGCCAGCCAGGAAAAGAACTCCAAAACGGAGAAACTGACCCCGAAGAAATTTCTCTCCGAGTTTGCGGCCGCATTACATCCAAGCGCGATAGTGGTAGCATTTGCTTTATTGACTTGAAGGATTTTTCAGACAAGATTCAACTCAAAATTGAGAAAAAAATCGTTACTGGCGAATCTGGTTTGAGCTTTAAACAAGTACAAAAATTACTTGATGTCGGAGATTTTGTCGGTGTAGAAGGAATTGGCTGCCGCACTCCACGCGGAGAACTTTCTATTTTGGTGCGAGAATTAAAGGTATTATCAAAAGCTACGATACAATTTCCTGATGCTTATTACGGCGTTAATGACCCAGAAATTTGTCGTCGTCATCGGGAGATGGATTTAGCAGGAAACCAAGCATCTTTCCATCGTTTCGCTCTTCGCAGCCGCATCCTTCAGAGTATCCGTTCCTATCTGTGGAAGGCAGATTTTTATGAGATAGAAACACCTACATTGCAAGCTATTTACGGCGGTGCTGCTGCCCGACCTTTTATTACTCACCATAATGCTTTAGATGTAGATTTGTATTTGCGAATCGCTCCTGAATTATTTTTAAAGCGGGCAATTTGCGGCGGTTTCGATCGCGTTTTTGAACTAGGGCGGGTATTTAGAAATGAGGGTGTTGATAGTACCCACAATCCTGAGTTTACATCTTTAGAAGTTTACCAATCTTATGCTGATTACTTCGACATTTTGACTGTTGTAGAAGATGTCATGTGCTATGCAGCTAATGCTATTTTTGGTGATATTAAGGAAATAGAAAATCAGGGAGAAATCATTAGTTTAGAACGAAAATTTGATTACACCCATACATATCCTGGTTTTAATGGTAAGCATTGGCAAGTGAAAACGATGGTGGAAGCGGTTAAAGATGAAACGCAACTAGATTTTGAAAGTTTGAGTTTGGAGGAAGCGATCGCATCTGCCCAAAAATTAGAATTACACCTTTCTAAACTCGAAAAACAAAGTTTAGGTTACGTACTCTACGCCATATTTGACAAAGTAGTTGTCCCTAAACTGATTCAGCCTACTTTCATCATTGACTTTCCTGTAGAAGTTAGTCCCCTAGCAAAAGGACACCGTAGCAAACCGGGATTTGTGGAACGCTTTGAGCTATTTATCAATGGTACAGAATACTCAAACGGCTTCTCCGAATTGAACGATCCCAAGGAACAAAGAAAGCGGTTTGAGGAACAGCTAGCCCAGAAAGATGCAGGCGATGATGAAGCACATCCTATGGATGAAGACTTTATTCAAGCTTTATCTTTAGGGATGCCGAATTGTGCGGGGATGGGCATAGGTATAGATCGGTTAGTGATGCTTTTGACTAATACTCAAAGTATTCGCGATGTGGTGATGTTCCCAACTATGCGGCCTGTTAAAGATTCTTAGATCGATTGTCGATAGATCGTGCTTGTAGGGGCGGGTGTGCGAAAATTTTAGATGAGAAAATTAGAATATAAACCCGCCTCTACCAATGAAATTAACTAATCTACTACGATCGATTTTTACCGCATAAACGAACCAACAACAACATTAAAATCATCAGCTAAAGGATTACCCAAAGCCTTAAATTTCCACTCTCCACCATCTCTGTAAACTTCCCCAATCAACATAGTTATCTTACCATCGAAAGAAGGCTCGCTCGACAAACTATATCGAGCTATTTCTTTCCCCGTTGCATCTATCGCCCTGACAAAGGCATTTTCTACCATCCCAAAATGTTGTTTTCGCTCTTTAGCCTGATAGATATTCACACCCAAAATTATCTGATGATATTGTTCAGATAGAGAACTGAGCCTCACAACTATCTGCTCATCGTCTCCTTCACCTGCACCCGTTCGATTATCGCCTAAATGAACTACGGTTTTATCTTTAGATTCCAAATGGCCGTAATAAATGACATCTTCCTTATAATTCTTTAACTTGCCATTTTCTCCCAATAAAAGAGCATAAGAATCCAAGTCAAAATCCTTACCACCGCCGCCAAAAAGACCACCTTTTGACTTAGCGATATCCCAGCCTAAACCCATCGTCAGCTTGGATAAATCGTATTCACTTTTACTGAGAATAATGCTTTGCCCTTTCGTCAAATTAATAGCCATAGTTTTGTATTGTTTCTAAGGTTAATCTATGCTGGAGTTTGGTAATTGTAAATGAAGACTGAGCTTTATTTACCTTCGGAGGCTAACTCGTTATGGTAAAAGATGTTGACTTCGTGCTGATTTTACCCAATTTGGGTATTCAGTTGTCAGCAAATCATATAATTCTTCATCGGCAATAGCTTCGGGATCTTCTACACTAAAAAAATCGGCATTATCTAAGTAGCCATTTTTCATTTCATCAAGTTGCTCTAAAAAGCTAAAATCGCTTGTCATCGCCTTTGAAAACCAACCACCAATTCCCTTACTTTTTACATCCTTACTCGACTTGCCAATCGCCATAAACTGCCAAAATATTGGCTCATAAGATGACCATTTTAAATGTTGTTTAGTATCTTGCTCGTCAGCAGTAGCTCCATCTGTGACAAACATAACATAAACAGGTCGATCTGCGGCAATGGGTGAGTTGCGGATTTGTCCATGACCATCAGGAAAATAGAAATTTCTGATCTCTTTCATTACTTTCCCATAATAAGTCCACCCTTCTAAAGGATATTGATGTAGTATATTGTGAATAAAGTTGGGAAAATTATCTACCGTCATTTCACCCGGATTGTGGGCATTAGCTCCAAACAGAAATATATCAATAGAACCATCGTCATCAAATCGACATCCTAAAGCCAGAATCTTCTCTGCTAAGCGCTGAATTTTTCCAGAATTGTAGAGGGAGGTCATAGACGAAGAAATATCAAGACAAAGCGCTACTTTAGCCTGATGATTTGTTAAATTAGCTTTTGCCAGCGAGATATCTACTTTCTTAACAAGGTCAAAAATGTGCGGCGCTTTCTCCTCAAGCTTTTTCTCTAACATAATAGCTTTCAGATTTTTGTTGCCATGTTCAGGATGTGGTAATTTAGGTAACGTAGGTTCTACTTTTTTCTCGGACTGTTTAATCTCTACGTAATATTTATCCACAAAACTTTGTAATCCCTGTTTATAACCTTGTCCTACGGCCTGAAATCTCCAGGTTCCATCCTTTCTATAAAATCGTCCAAATTCTACGGCTGTTTCTTCTGAAAAAGCCTCTTGTAAATCATACCGTGCTAGCTCAATTCCTGTATCTAGATCGTAAAATCGAATAAAAGCTATTTTGATTTGACTGAAGTTTTGATTTTTTGCCTGTCCTTCGTGAATAGTGACAACAAAAATCATTTCTTCAATCACCGAATTTACCTTAGCCAAATTTACATAAATTGTCGCGTCATCCCCTTCAGTTTGCCCATATCTATTGTCTCCAGAGTGTCTTAAAGAATCATCCAAAGATTGAAGGTTGTTGTAAAATATAAAATATTTTTCGTCGGGAACTTTGCCATCATCTCCTAACATAAAGACAGAGGAATCAATGTCATATTTATCATTAGTTTTCGAGCCACTTAAGCCCTTCTCTACTTTCCATCCAAGGGCTATAGCCACCTTGGTTAAATTGGGAGCTTCTTGAGAAAGATTAAACCTTTCGCCCTTCTTTAATTGAATTGACATTTTGTTTATATCCTCATTCAGTCTGATTACTAAAATCAAGGGGAATATTCACCCCTATTTTGAATTTCCCCTTGATATATTTACCTTAGCTTGATAGAGTTTGTGTTAGGCATATTTGTCTACAAAACTTTGCAAACCAGCATTAAAACCTTGTCCTACTGCTTGGAATCTCCATTCGCCATCTTTCTTGTATAGCCGTCCAAACTCAATGGCTGTTTCTCTGGAAAAATCCTCATCTAGATCGTACTTAGTTACTTCTGTGGAGGTAGTATTGTCGTAAATCCTGATAAAAGCATTCCTGACTTGACCAAAGTTTTGTCTTCTAGTTTCAGCTTCATGGATAGTGACAACAAAAACAATTTCTTCCACAGAAGCATCTACTTTGGATAAATCAATTAGAACTGTCTCATCATCTCCTTGACCTTCTCCGGTTCTACTATCTCCCAAATGTTGTACTGAACCATTTGGGGATTCTTTATTATTGTAAAAAACGAAGTATTTTTCGCTAGGAAGTTTCGCATTTGCACCCAGCATAAATACAGAAGCGTCCAAATCAAAGGCCGCTCCAGTATCGGTAGCATTGATATCCCATCCTAAACCAATACCAGCATTCTTTAACCCTGGTGCTTCTTTGGAAAGATTGATTCTCTCGCCTTTGCTCAGATTGATAGACATCTATATTACCTTGGTAAACTCAACAACTTTCACTAATATCAACTATAGCAAATTTCACAGCTTTTTGACAATTTGCTCTTGATATTCTTCTTCGGCCATTAGTTCTTGGGCATTTTCCACTCTGTCTAAAAATACGAGCCCATCTAAATGGTCGTATTCATGTTGAAAAATTCTGGCTACAAAATCCCTCAATTCTTGTCGATGCAGCTTTCCATCACGAGCCGTATATTCAATCTCAATCGCTTGATATCTCGGTACTAACCCGCGAATTCCCGGAATGCTCAAGCAACCCTCCCAGTCTTTGACGACATCATTTGAGCGTGCAATAATTTGGGGATTAATCATCGCTGTAGGTTCCATTGTTGGTGCTTGTGGATAGCGAGTACTAGGACGTGAGGCGACGATCAATAAGCGGTAAGATTGAGCAACTTGAGGGGCCGCAATCCCCACGCCATTAGCATTTTGTGCTGTATGAATTAAGTTGTCAATCAGTTTTTGCAACTGCTCATCTTCAAGATTTTCGATAGTTTGAGCTTGGCGACGCAGTACGGGATTACCTAATTGAGAGATTTGTAATATTTCAGCCATGATTTACTGTTAATTCATGTGAATTGGTAATTGTTAGTTGTTAGTTGTTAGTTGTTAGTTGTTAGTTGTTAGTTGTTAGTTGTTAGTTGTTAGTTGTTAGTTGTTAGT contains:
- the rpsP gene encoding 30S ribosomal protein S16; this encodes MIKLRLKRYGKKREASYRIVAMNSTSRRDGRPLEELGFYNPRTDETRLNIPGIVKRLQEGAQPTDTVRDLLRKANVFEQVGAGANLESSNPAIAS
- a CDS encoding KH domain-containing protein, coding for MSPVIQRSPASPDYVGLVRFLIEPFLESPGSLRVDCELHPRQSRTWIRLAFDEPDKGRVYGRGGRNIQAIRTVLEAVAKTASEFVYLDIYDAQEGDPRYSNPKSDSRYGSARGDRDSRDSRPRSRDIGGRPSREPSRRSSLPPIKPNRSNPDFG
- a CDS encoding PhoH family protein; the encoded protein is MTEILTIELPSVESAIAIAGYQEENLKVLTKQTGANVVLRGQELVLSGTENQVKLCEKLVRSLTQYWKTGKSISGVDILTARHALDTNRQEDLQDLQRDVFAKTRRGEEIRAKTFRQRQYVQALRTHDLTFCIGPAGTGKTYLAAILAVQALLSKQYERLILTRPAVEAGEKLGFLPGDLQQKVNPYLRPLYDALYEMIEPEKMSDLMEKGTIEVAPLAYMRGRTLSNAFVILDEAQNTTPAQMKMVLTRLGFRSRMVVTGDLTQTDLPYNQQSGLSVAHHILRHVEGIAFCEFSQADVVRHPLVQRIVAAYEQHEK
- a CDS encoding ChuX/HutX family heme-like substrate-binding protein, with product MPNLKEFLEECENLGTLRLIVTSSAAVLEARGKIQKLFYAELPKGKYANMHTEGFEFHLNMDKITRVKFETGEAKRGNFTTYAVRFLDEKEEPALSAFLQWGKPGEYEPGQVEFWHELKEKYGEVWEPVPVQEI
- a CDS encoding DUF6816 family protein gives rise to the protein MLSSAEAQAGILADRLASFPHWESKPLVASAKGDLIYPEWMAGNWTVESTLVDLAAPLAPDIVTPGFDSNRQYLNQPVRFKVRFQAANAQLNTMSLVENLPASKSNLLTRGDKTKNGIVADRAFNGLNIGRAYLGDNGVLSVKVDPHNPNRQITLLRDDKQLISIVTNRGIEIPNKNEFIGTEISQQIFQGESQIYLNEVETTTAYQFLESDNKILADQVTAIYLSPQDPDYFAAIGRPVALYRYHLELVK
- a CDS encoding zinc-dependent metalloprotease family protein; this encodes MAVTSENREAMFSLIIDAFSKLYSAFRSVKVFLTSDIPDPKEWGENFTHVYIFADNQPVDYLGVASFQSGVVTNRAIIRIDRVFYASYNASLSVNQMSNLIANTIAHEIGHTLGLDHSSLPTDVMHDGLDHTIHSLMPPSFHAEQINLMNNAIRRYNNSNNSK
- a CDS encoding TerD family protein, with protein sequence MAIQLQKGQRISLSKEAPGLTKLMCGLGWDVVKRSGSGLFGAFSNTHDCDLDASVICLDQDGKVKDIANIVYFGNLSHRSGAITHLGDNLTGAGDGDDEQILVDLSRMPLEIVKLVFTVNIYDCIVRKQDFGLVENAFVRLVNTSNNKELARYNLSGSEYKGMTGMIMAEIYRHNNEWKMAAIGDGVKVNGLGELITKYS
- a CDS encoding TerD family protein — protein: MAVSLTKGQRVSLDKISPGLSAVFVGLGWDIKATDTGFDFDLDSSLFLLGANEKLISDNHFIFYNNLTSPDPDKSIQHMGDNLTGAGEGDDEVIKINLKKVPADIQKIVIAVTIHEAQQRRQNFGQVQNAFVRLVNMETQQEAVRYDLVEDYSIETALIMAELYRKDGEWRLNAVGAGYQGGLQALLDRYS
- the lysS gene encoding lysine--tRNA ligase; translation: MSRSEAEVRSQKIDELRSQGIEPYPSQSYARSHTAKDVHELFSQPGKELQNGETDPEEISLRVCGRITSKRDSGSICFIDLKDFSDKIQLKIEKKIVTGESGLSFKQVQKLLDVGDFVGVEGIGCRTPRGELSILVRELKVLSKATIQFPDAYYGVNDPEICRRHREMDLAGNQASFHRFALRSRILQSIRSYLWKADFYEIETPTLQAIYGGAAARPFITHHNALDVDLYLRIAPELFLKRAICGGFDRVFELGRVFRNEGVDSTHNPEFTSLEVYQSYADYFDILTVVEDVMCYAANAIFGDIKEIENQGEIISLERKFDYTHTYPGFNGKHWQVKTMVEAVKDETQLDFESLSLEEAIASAQKLELHLSKLEKQSLGYVLYAIFDKVVVPKLIQPTFIIDFPVEVSPLAKGHRSKPGFVERFELFINGTEYSNGFSELNDPKEQRKRFEEQLAQKDAGDDEAHPMDEDFIQALSLGMPNCAGMGIGIDRLVMLLTNTQSIRDVVMFPTMRPVKDS
- a CDS encoding TerD family protein, which encodes MAINLTKGQSIILSKSEYDLSKLTMGLGWDIAKSKGGLFGGGGKDFDLDSYALLLGENGKLKNYKEDVIYYGHLESKDKTVVHLGDNRTGAGEGDDEQIVVRLSSLSEQYHQIILGVNIYQAKERKQHFGMVENAFVRAIDATGKEIARYSLSSEPSFDGKITMLIGEVYRDGGEWKFKALGNPLADDFNVVVGSFMR